In Spinacia oleracea cultivar Varoflay chromosome 5, BTI_SOV_V1, whole genome shotgun sequence, a single window of DNA contains:
- the LOC110783990 gene encoding 40S ribosomal protein S15, with translation MADVEGDVAAAAGAAAPKKRTFRKFSYRGIDLDALLDLSTDELVKHFPARIRRRLERGLKRKPMALIKKLRKAKREAPPGEKPEPVRTHLRNMIIVPEMIGSIIGVYNGKTFNQVEIKPEMIAHYLAEFSISYKPVKHGRPGIGATHSSRFIPLK, from the exons ATG GCGGATGTTGAAGGAGATGTCGCAGCCGCTGCCGGAGCCGCCGCGCCAAAGAAGAGGACGTTCAGGAAGTTTAGCTACCGTGGAATCGACCTTGATGCTCTTCTTGACCTCTCTACTGATGAGCTTGTCAAGCATTTCCCTGCTCGTATTCGCAGAAg ACTCGAGAGAGGTTTGAAGCGCAAGCCCATGGCTCTCATCAAGAAGCTCAGGAAAGCG AAACGTGAGGCCCCACCCGGCGAGAAGCCCGAGCCAGTAAGGACTCACCTACGTAACATGATCATCGTTCCTGAGATGATCGGTAGCATCATCGGTGTCTACAACGGAAAGACCTTCAACCAGGTCGAAATCAAGCCTGAAATGATTGCCCACTACTTGGCTGAGTTCTCCATCTCATACAAGCCCGTGAAGCACGGTAGACCCGGTATTGGTGCTACTCACTCTTCACGGTTTATTCCTCTTAAGTGA
- the LOC110783980 gene encoding probable WRKY transcription factor 21 — MEGIEEANKAAVESCHRVLNILSQTQDQTQFRNLGSETQQAVTKFKRVVSLLSNGLGHGRARIVKHNRKNPFTQSLFLESSSNVAAKFEQQQQQQQQHQHQQHQQQAVKPTFQLLKPNLNETLIQENGSTTGKSCLSMGGNLSLEMSSGGKSTPNSTPYPNPNPNPSPNPIQVVHPSSTAHYQLFQQQQKQLQQQQLLQKQQMLYRRSNSGINLNFDNSSCTPTMSSTRSFISSLSVDGSVAKMDGNGFNLIGASHSSDQLLNQHRKRCSGKGEDGSLKCGSSGRCHCSKKRKNRVKRSIKVPAISNKLADIPPDEYSWRKYGQKPIKGSPHPRGYYKCSSMRGCPARKHVERCLEDPSMLIVTYEAEHNHPRIPSQSANT; from the exons ATGGAGGGAATTGAGGAAGCTAACAAAGCAGCAGTTGAAAGTTGTCATAGAGTTCTAAACATATTATCTCAAACTCAAGATCAAACCCAATTTAGGAATTTAGGTTCTGAAACTCAACAAGCTGTCACAAAGTTCAAGAGAGTTGTTTCTCTTCTTAGCAATGGTTTAGGTCATGGAAGGGCTAGAATAGTTAAGCATAATAGAAAAAACCCTTTTACTCAATCCCTTTTTCTAGAATCTTCTTCTAATGTTGCTGCCAAGtttgaacaacaacaacaacaacaacaacaacaccaacaccaacaacaccaacaacaagCTGTTAAGCCTACATTTCAATTGCTGAAACCCAATTTGAATGAGACCTTAATTCAAGAAAATGGATCCACAACTGGGAAGAGTTGTCTGTCAATGGGTGGGAATTTGTCACTTGAGATGAGTTCAGGTGGGAAATCAACCCCAAACTCAACCCCATACCCAAACCCAAACCCGAACCCAAGCCCAAACCCGATTCAGGTTGTTCATCCAAGTTCAACTGCACATTACCAGTTGTTTCAGCAACAACAGAAGCAGCTTCAACAGCAGCAGCTTCTACAGAAGCAGCAGATGTTGTATCGAAGGAGTAATAGTGGGATTAATCTGAATTTTGATAATTCTAGTTGTACACCAACAATGTCATCAACTAGGTCGTTTATTTCTTCATTGAGTGTTGATGGAAGTGTGGCTAAAATGGATGGAAACGGGTTTAATTTGATCGGTGCGAGTCACTCTTCCGACCAGTTACTGAATCAGCATAGGAAGAGGTGTTCTGGCAAAGGGGAAGATGGGAGTTTGAAATGTGGGAGTAGTGGAAGATGCCATTGTTCTAAAAAGAG GAAGAATAGAGTGAAGAGATCAATCAAAGTTCCTGCTATAAGTAACAAGCTGGCTGATATCCCTCCGGACGAGTACTCTTGGAGAAAATACGGGCAGAAACCAATTAAAGGCTCTCCGCATCCTAG GGGTTACTACAAGTGTAGCAGCATGAGAGGTTGCCCTGCAAGGAAACATGTCGAGAGGTGTTTAGAAGATCCGTCAATGCTTATTGTTACTTATGAAGCCGAGCACAATCACCCTCGCATACCATCACAATCGGCAAACACATGA
- the LOC110783967 gene encoding plant UBX domain-containing protein 1 isoform X1: MNFDSPLTWKRRRLTNIDPMDAEAARAKLEAAKEKYGREIHVFETSTASSHSPPEASNPEETDDFFEFTAADYHLLLSTKKEDKYLKTKKIREAETAARRSRITKAVIRIRFPDNHTVEATFHPSEPLQTIFDLLKKVLAKPELPHYLYTTPPKKQIKDKNQDFFAAGFIPGAIVHFSYDLPKDDDETVSGPFLQEDVMSLKGLDLVPAEPVKEGSESTSEDVTVSDPPVVPERKPADKKAIKPKWLKM, from the coding sequence ATGAATTTTGATTCACCCCTAACTTGGAAACGCAGAAGACTAACCAACATTGACCCCATGGACGCCGAGGCAGCAAGAGCTAAGCTAGAAGCGGCAAAAGAAAAATACGGAAGGGAGATTCACGTCTTTGAGACTTCAACAGCATCATCTCATTCACCACCCGAAGCATCAAATCCCGAGGAAACAGATGATTTTTTCGAATTTACTGCAGCAGATTACCATCTCCTCTTGTCAACCAAGAAAGAAGACAAATACTTGAAGACCAAAAAAATCCGAGAAGCGGAAACAGCAGCACGTAGGTCAAGAATCACAAAAGCGGTAATTAGGATACGGTTTCCTGATAATCATACAGTAGAGGCTACATTTCATCCATCAGAACCATTACAGACCATTTTCGATCTTTTGAAGAAAGTTCTTGCAAAACCAGAACTTCCCCATTACTTATATACAACCCCACCAAAGAAGCAAATCAAGGACAAGAATCAAGACTTTTTTGCTGCTGGTTTTATTCCAGGTGCTATTGTGCATTTCTCTTATGACTTGCCAAAGGATGATGATGAAACTGTTTCTGGTCCTTTTCTTCAGGAAGATGTGATGTCTTTAAAGGGGTTGGACCTTGTACCTGCTGAACCGGTCAAAGAAGGTTCCGAATCAACTTCTGAAGATGTAACTGTAAGTGATCCTCCCGTTGTTCCTGAGCGTAAACCGGCTGATAAAAAGGCTATTAAGCCAAAGTGGTTGAAGATGTGA
- the LOC110783967 gene encoding plant UBX domain-containing protein 1 isoform X2: MDAEAARAKLEAAKEKYGREIHVFETSTASSHSPPEASNPEETDDFFEFTAADYHLLLSTKKEDKYLKTKKIREAETAARRSRITKAVIRIRFPDNHTVEATFHPSEPLQTIFDLLKKVLAKPELPHYLYTTPPKKQIKDKNQDFFAAGFIPGAIVHFSYDLPKDDDETVSGPFLQEDVMSLKGLDLVPAEPVKEGSESTSEDVTVSDPPVVPERKPADKKAIKPKWLKM; this comes from the coding sequence ATGGACGCCGAGGCAGCAAGAGCTAAGCTAGAAGCGGCAAAAGAAAAATACGGAAGGGAGATTCACGTCTTTGAGACTTCAACAGCATCATCTCATTCACCACCCGAAGCATCAAATCCCGAGGAAACAGATGATTTTTTCGAATTTACTGCAGCAGATTACCATCTCCTCTTGTCAACCAAGAAAGAAGACAAATACTTGAAGACCAAAAAAATCCGAGAAGCGGAAACAGCAGCACGTAGGTCAAGAATCACAAAAGCGGTAATTAGGATACGGTTTCCTGATAATCATACAGTAGAGGCTACATTTCATCCATCAGAACCATTACAGACCATTTTCGATCTTTTGAAGAAAGTTCTTGCAAAACCAGAACTTCCCCATTACTTATATACAACCCCACCAAAGAAGCAAATCAAGGACAAGAATCAAGACTTTTTTGCTGCTGGTTTTATTCCAGGTGCTATTGTGCATTTCTCTTATGACTTGCCAAAGGATGATGATGAAACTGTTTCTGGTCCTTTTCTTCAGGAAGATGTGATGTCTTTAAAGGGGTTGGACCTTGTACCTGCTGAACCGGTCAAAGAAGGTTCCGAATCAACTTCTGAAGATGTAACTGTAAGTGATCCTCCCGTTGTTCCTGAGCGTAAACCGGCTGATAAAAAGGCTATTAAGCCAAAGTGGTTGAAGATGTGA